From Penicillium psychrofluorescens genome assembly, chromosome: 6, one genomic window encodes:
- a CDS encoding uncharacterized protein (ID:PFLUO_009471-T1.cds;~source:funannotate), with product MPPKLSYGLNLPNKKPSGPNPGNALGQKRKKAIFDDDSGDEDQPNDDGAVEVSTIGGLEAPAPEPKPSSTAGPPPPKRKLQLGSGSKPSIKPLSKNSIFANDEDEDEAKDKNRQEGVSMGLNQSQSKKAAGTEQDFTNLSALHSSRKHAEEAEELDPSIYSYDAVYDSLHAKPNKAATANKSEVPKYMDNLLRSAEVRKRDQLRARDRQLAKEREAEGDEFADKEKFVTAAYKAQQAELRKIEEEEARREAEEEERRKQNGNTGMVGFYRDVLSRGEEQHKEVIKAAEEAAKRVKEGELPGETDNAPGEKTEDQKAAELNARGAHIVVNEEGQVVDKRQLLSAGLNVAPKPKAPPGAAAQAPRPAAARPGVNAGFQAGRAGQRARQTEMVASQLEERTRQEEEAEAARQKEIADRSRSKKTEGDVSSAKERYLARKREREEAAAKAKKGS from the coding sequence ATGCCACCAAAACTCTCCTACGGATTGAATCTGCCGAACAAGAAGCCATCGGGCCCGAACCCAGGCAATGCCCTTGGACAGAAGCGGAAAAAAGCCATATTTGACGATGATTCTGGCGATGAAGACCAGCCGAACGATGATGGCGCCGTGGAAGTGTCCACAATCGGAGGACTCGAGGCGCCAGCTCCAGAACCAaaaccctcctccaccgccgggccgccgccaccgaaACGGAAATTGCAATTAGGAAGTGGCAGCAAGCCAAGCATCAAACCGCTGAGCAAGAATTCTATATTTGCGAacgatgaggacgaggacgaagcaAAGGACAAGAACCGCCAGGAAGGAGTTAGCATGGGACTGAACCAATCccagtcgaagaaggcggccgGTACGGAACAAGACTTTACGAACCTATCTGCTCTGCATAGCAGTCGGAAAcacgccgaggaggccgaggaacTGGATCCATCAATTTACTCCTACGATGCGGTGTACGACAGCCTACACGCCAAACCGAACAAAGCCGCCACGGCGAATAAGAGCGAAGTTCCAAAATACATGGACAATCTGCTCCGCAGTGCAGAGGTTCGGAAGCGCGACCAACTACGCGCGCGTGACCGGCAGTTAgccaaggagcgcgaggccgagggcgacgagTTTGCCGACAAGGAGAAGTTTGTGACGGCTGCCTACAAGGCGCAACAGGCCGAACTGCGGaagattgaagaagaagaggcacGCCGTGaggcggaagaggaggaacGACGGAAACAGAATGGCAATACTGGCATGGTTGGGTTCTACCGGGATGTGCTCTCCCGAGGGGAAGAGCAGCACAAAGAGGTTATCAAAGCGGCAGAGGAAGCCGCCAAGCGCGTCAAAGAGGGTGAGCTTCCTGGAGAGACCGACAACGCACCCGGGGAGAAGACAGAGGACCAGAAAGCGGCGGAACTCAATGCTCGCGGAGCTCATATTGTCGTCAacgaagaaggccaagtGGTTGACAAACGGCAACTGCTGTCGGCAGGCTTGAACGTCGCACCGAAACCCAAAGCACCGCCGGGTGCTGCTGCGCAAGCTCCTCGACCTGCCGCCGCGCGACCTGGTGTCAATGCGGGTTTCCAGGCAGGCCGTGCAGGTCAGCGCGCCCGCCAAACGGAAATGGTTGCCAGCCAGCTAGAGGAGCGTACCagacaagaggaagaagcagaggcTGCACGCCAAAAGGAAATTGCCGACCGCAGCCGGAGCAAAAAGACGGAAGGCGATGTGTCCAGCGCCAAGGAACGGTACCTGGCACGAAAGcgggagcgcgaggaggCCGCTGCCAAGGCGAAAAAGGGCAGCTAA
- a CDS encoding uncharacterized protein (ID:PFLUO_009472-T1.cds;~source:funannotate) — MGKVHGSLARAGKVKAATPKASAPLFSKFATVEPQEKKKTPKGRAYKRILYTRRFVNVTMTGGKRKMNPNPGT, encoded by the exons ATGGGTAAGGTTCACGGCTCTCTCGCCCGTGCCGGTaaggtcaaggccgccacTCCTAAGGCAAGTGCCCCTTTGTTCTCCAAGTTTGCCACA GTCGAGCcccaggagaagaagaagacccccaAGGGCCGCGCCTACAAGCGCATCCTGTACACCCGCCGTTTCGTTAACGTGACCATGACCGGTGGCAAGCGCAAG ATGAACCCCAACCCCGGCACTTAA